One window of the Leishmania infantum JPCM5 genome chromosome 28 genome contains the following:
- a CDS encoding putative long-chain-fatty-acid-CoA ligase has product TSPILAKVPYATLFEYNHVLKKVFEAQPSKVALRCELPGMPEMQFTYGQLQRDVVAMAGAMVRRKEAVAQARGETSLGWLQPSKPAHVRSVFAQGERTPSCDYIKDTGFYTTSVLCGPGYTYVVSLLASWSLNQLVTPMSVSQRYKDELMYVLEHSGSRSIVGDTKLLKEKLPAEYEELYVRAEAGIDKIPRRAPREPRLHNDSDVTSNTFLVDTVYDAALLVRDITAKRDIKGTATLQAEWLPPAESACSPMLSAEDVVKRLDDEKAAAKARELDRQAEIAQQEHLRRNRAPTEAMGGADPAGNDGDGESLFCFDSAHLDELNRVYQRWYAMPSARPTKYDDCLMLYTSGTTAKPKGVVHTHASVANMVKVLQDAWQWRDTDSILHVLPWHHVHGLVNILLCALASNARCVVTTFDDAARVAHRLEQGDITLFMAVPTVYVKLSDAVQRKFSPIEKTGFRKACMESVRLMVCGSAPLPVPTLNQFCELSGHTLLERYGMTEIGMALSQPLHPIADRHPGTVGSPLPTVKTYVHQPETAEAMEQASAKEAEYDEVGSLGIASESLFDRYWNSATATKKEVRTNGAGMRFFDTGDTVGVRLPAGKSAVYTILGRSSVDIIKSRGYKLSALEIEATLLARNDLFYEMAVVGAADAVQGESVVAVVAMQPEAARARGITFGEGAAWHETAAVTEELKKVALQLLAPYKCPSRYIVVPEIPRNATGKVNKKDLKKALNLA; this is encoded by the coding sequence ACATCCCCGATTCTCGCCAAAGTACCCTACGCCACCCTGTTTGAGTACAACCATGTCCTCAAGAAGGTGTTTGAGGCACAGCCGTCAAAGGTGGCGCTGAGATGTGAGCTGCCGGGGATGCCCGAGATGCAGTTCACGTacgggcagctgcagcgcgatgTAGTGGCCATGGCGGGCGCGATGGTTCGGCGCaaagaggcggtggcgcaggcgcgcggcgAGACTTCGCTGGGCTGGCTGCAGCCAAGCAAGccggcgcacgtgcgcagcgtGTTCGCGCAAGGCGAGCGGACACCGAGCTGCGACTACATTAAGGACACAGGCTTCTACACGACGTCCGTGTTGTGCGGCCCGGGGTACACGTATgttgtgtcgctgctggcgagcTGGTCGCTGAACCAGCTGGTGACACCGATGTCCGTGTCTCAGCGGTACAAGGACGAGCTGATGTACGTGCTCgagcacagcggcagccgcagcattGTGGGCGACACGAAGCTGCTGAAGGAGAAGTTACCTGCCGAGTACGAGGAGCTGTACGTTCGCGCTGAGGCGGGCATCGACAAAATCCCGCGACGTGCGCCGAGGgagccgcggctgcacaaCGACTCCGACGTTACCTCCAACACGTTCCTCGTCGACACCGTCTACGACGCCGCTCTTCTTGTTCGCGACATCACAGCAAAGCGTGATATTAAGGGGACCGCcacgctgcaggcggagTGGCTACCGCCCGCGGAGAGCGCCTGTTCACCGATGCTGAGCGCCGAGGATGTCGTGAAGCGTCTCGACGACGAgaaggccgccgccaaggcTCGCGAGCTGGATCGGCAAGCGGAGATCGCGCAGCAGGAACATCTCCGCCGGAACCGAGCGCCAACGGAGGCCATGGGAGGCGCTGATCCTGCGGGGAACGACGGAGACGGTGAGAGCCTCTTCTGCTTTGACTCGGCGCACCTTGATGAGCTGAATCGCGTTTACCAGCGCTGGTACGCCATGCCGTCGGCGCGCCCGACCAAGTACGATGACTGCCTCATGCTGTACACCTCCGGCACGACGGCAAAGCCGAAGGGCGTCGTGCATACCCACGCCAGCGTGGCCAACATGGTGAAAGTACTGCAGGATGCGTGGCAGTGGAGAGATACGGACAGCATTCTTCACGTCTTGCCCTGGCACCATGTACACGGCCTTGTAAACATCCTCCTGTGCGCCCTCGCCTCGAATGCGCGTTGCGTAGTTACCACCTtcgacgacgctgcgcggGTGGCACATCGACTAGAGCAGGGCGACATCACGCTCTTCATGGCGGTGCCCACTGTCTACGTGAAGCTCAGTGATGCTGTGCAGCGCAAGTTCAGCCCCATTGAGAAGACCGGATTCCGAAAGGCTTGCATGGAATCTGTGCGCCTCATGGTCTGTGGCagcgcgcctctgcctgtGCCCACGCTCAACCAGTTCTGCGAGCTCTCGGGTCACACGCTGCTAGAGCGCTACGGCATGACGGAGATCGGCATGGCCCTCAGTCAGCCGCTTCACCCCATCGCCGACCGGCACCCCGGAACCGTAGGCTCGCCGTTGCCGACGGTGAAGACGTACGTGCACCAGccggagacggcggaggcgatggagcAGGCGTCGGCAAAGGAGGCGGAGTACGACGAGGTGGGCAGCCTGGGCATCGCGTCGGAGTCGCTGTTCGACCGCTACTGGAACagtgcgacagcgacgaagaAGGAGGTGCGGACGAACGGGGCAGGGATGCGGTTCTTCGACACGGGCGACACCGTTGGCGTGCGGCTGCCCGCGGGAAAGTCTGCTGTGTATACAATTCTGGGGCGGTCGAGCGTGGACATCATCAAGTCGCGCGGGTACAAGCTCTCTGCGCTGGAGAtcgaggcgacgctgcttgCGCGCAACGACCTGTTTTACGAGATGGCTGTTGTTGGCGCCGCGGACGCTGTGCAGGGTGAGAGCGTTGTGGCGGTTGTCGCGATGCagccggaggcggcgagggcgcgCGGGATCACGTTTGGCGAGGGCGCCGCGTGGCACGAGACTGCAGCGGTGACGGAAGAACTGAAAAAGGTtgccctgcagctgctggcacCGTACAAGTGCCCGTCGCGGTACATTGTCGTGCCGGAGATCCCGCGCAACGCGACGGGGAAGGTGAACAAGAAGGACCTGAAGAAGGCACTGAACCTTGCGTGA
- a CDS encoding putative electron-transfer-flavoprotein, alpha polypeptide — protein sequence MLRATALSLGKALVIAEMVGGKVSPATLSAITGAAKVGPVAVLVAGASAKAEAQVLAKIKSVASVLVTVGEQYSHGLPEEYAPLIDVAVRANGYTHVFAGTSAFGKNVIPRAAARQSCMPIPEVTEIVDENTFVRQTYAGNAITTIKSSDKIKYCTLRGTAFERAELDGGSAAVAELAATPEVGKAKFLEDQLSTSDKPDLMTAATVISGGRGMKNGDNFKMLEELASPLNAAVGATRAVVDAGYVPNEMQVGQTGKTVAPNFYLACGISGAIQHVAGMKDSKVIAVVNTDEEAPFFQIADYGIVDDLFKVVPALTEKVKAANGK from the coding sequence ATGCTCCGCGCGACTGCATTGTCATTGGGCAAAGCCCTCGTCATTGCTGAGATGGTGGGTGGGAAGGTCTCACCAGCGACGCTGTCCGCCATTACAGGGGCCGCGAAGGTGGGCCCGGTGGCGGTCCTGGTGGCCGGTGCGTCCGCCAAGGCTGAGGCCCAGGTGCTGGCCAAGATCAAGTCTGTAGCGAGCGTGCTGGTGACGGTCGGGGAGCAATACAGCCACGGCCTCCCGGAGGAGTACGCTCCGCTCATCGACGTGGCGGTGAGAGCGAACGGTTACACGCACGTATTTGCCGGGACTTCGGCATTCGGCAAAAATGTCATCCCtagggcggcagcgaggcagagcTGCATGCCCATTCCCGAAGTCACGGAGATTGTGGACGAGAACACGTTTGTGCGGCAGACGTACGCCGGCAATGCAATCACGACCATCAAGTCGTCTGACAAGATCAAGTACTGCACCTTGCGCGGTACGGCGTTCGAGCGAGCCGAGTTGGACGGTGGTAGCGCCGCAGTGGCGGAACTCGCCGCGACCCCGGAGGTGGGTAAGGCAAAGTTTTTAGAGGACCAGCTGTCCACCAGCGACAAGCCTGACctgatgacggcggcgaccgtCATCTCCGGCGGCCGAGGTATGAAGAACGGCGATAACTTCAAGATGCTCGAGGAGCTGGCCTCCCCGCTGAACGCAGCCGTCGGCGCTACCCGCGCTGTTGTGGATGCTGGCTACGTGCCAAACGAGATGCAGGTCGGCCAGACGGGCAAGACCGTCGCGCCGAACTTCTACCTCGCGTGCGGTATCTCCGGCGCTATCCAGCACGTGGCCGGCATGAAAGACTCGAAGGTAATCGCCGTGGTCAAcacggacgaggaggcgcccTTCTTCCAAATCGCCGACTACGGCATTGTCGATGATCTCTTCAAAGTGGTGCCGGCGCTAACGGAGAAGGTCAAGGCGGCTAACGGCAAGTGA
- a CDS encoding putative vacuolar type h+ ATPase subunit: MPVFGTKMLGAGCMLAVAGAAVAYGVDPANMDACIAVMYPQCAGFFGAMGAAAALVFANLGSAYGAAKSGVGVAYLGLTSPEKIMRGIVPVVMAGILGIYGLIIAVIINNNIHTEDTSYSSYAGFLHLGAGVAAGLAALGAGLSIGVVGDTAARAYGKQDQIFVAMVLMLIFSEALGLYGLIIALLMNNQANRYTNLCSAS, from the coding sequence ATGCCTGTATTCGGCACAAAGATGCTCGGCGCTGGCTGCatgctggcggtggctggCGCGGCCGTTGCCTACGGCGTCGATCCAGCGAACATGGATGCCTGCATAGCTGTCATGTACCCGCAGTGTGCCGGTTTCTTTGGCGCCATGggtgcggccgccgccctcgtctttGCCAACCTGGGCTCTGCCTACGGCGCGGCCAAGTctggcgtcggcgtcgcctaCCTCGGCCTCACTTCCCCTGAGAAGATTATGCGCGGCATCGTACCGGTTGTCATGGCCGGTATCCTCGGCATATACGGCCTTATTATTGCCGTCATCATCAACAATAACATCCACACGGAGGACACCAGCTATTCCTCCTACGCGGGCTTTCTCCACCTCGGCGCCGGTGTTGCGGCTGGGCTCGCGGCCCTCGGCGCCGGTCTCTccatcggcgtcgtcgggGACACCGCGGCGCGTGCGTATGGTAAGCAGGACCAAATCTTCGTGGCGATGGTGCTCATGCTGATCTTTTCCGAGGCGTTGGGTCTCTACGGGCTTATCATTGCGCTGCTGATGAACAACCAGGCGAACCGCTACACCAATCTGTGCAGCGCTTCGTAA